The following proteins are co-located in the Streptomyces sp. NBC_01198 genome:
- a CDS encoding protein kinase domain-containing protein, giving the protein MVDPNETADASSASTGAPEVSGESPGQLGVGAFVGDGRYRLTGRLGRGGMAEVFAAEDVRLGRIVAVKLLRNDLAEDPISKARFTREAQAVAGLNHHAVVAVYDSGEDRTPTGTVSYIVMELVEGHTIKDLLNGPTPPPIDQALLIVSGVLDALAYSHQHGIVHRDIKPANVIITTGGAVKVMDFGIARALHGAASTMTQTGMVMGTPQYLSPEQALGKSVDHRSDLYATGCLLYELLALRPPFTGETPLSVVYQHVQDDPRVPSQVSDRVPPELDGMVLRALAKQPEDRFQSAEEMRGVVGYAHQTLAQQGGWTGGMWNTGVVTAVMPQSQRPGGPGPGGYRPDGSGSTAELGLPLLAGDVGGGLGGKTTGYDGGYGGGGQASGGGQGGNRWLKPALFAVAAVLAVVLGVYLATLPTGGSGGTPADNHSPTPVGHSEAPSADEQPSEDPNEGPTDDTGEASTAPTTPSSTPSTSAPPTTPPSTPATTPSATKPTRPTTTPPSKPTTPPPTDDTPSAPPSGDNDTHAPGLDGN; this is encoded by the coding sequence ATGGTCGACCCGAACGAGACGGCCGACGCAAGCAGCGCGTCCACCGGGGCGCCGGAGGTTTCCGGCGAGTCCCCCGGGCAGTTGGGCGTGGGCGCCTTCGTCGGCGACGGCCGCTACCGGCTGACCGGGCGGCTGGGCCGCGGCGGCATGGCGGAGGTCTTCGCGGCCGAGGACGTGCGCCTGGGGCGGATCGTGGCGGTGAAGCTGCTCCGCAACGACCTGGCCGAGGACCCGATCTCCAAGGCCCGCTTCACCCGCGAGGCCCAGGCCGTCGCGGGCCTGAACCACCACGCCGTCGTGGCCGTCTACGACTCCGGCGAGGACCGCACGCCCACCGGCACCGTCTCCTACATCGTGATGGAGCTGGTCGAGGGCCACACGATCAAGGACCTGCTGAACGGCCCGACCCCGCCGCCGATCGACCAGGCGCTGCTGATCGTCTCGGGTGTGCTGGACGCGCTCGCGTACAGCCACCAGCACGGCATCGTGCACCGGGACATCAAACCGGCCAACGTGATCATCACCACCGGCGGCGCGGTCAAGGTCATGGACTTCGGCATCGCCCGCGCCCTGCACGGCGCCGCGAGCACGATGACGCAGACCGGCATGGTGATGGGCACCCCGCAGTACCTCTCGCCCGAGCAGGCGCTGGGCAAGTCCGTGGACCACCGCAGCGACCTCTACGCCACCGGCTGCCTGCTCTACGAGCTGCTGGCGCTGCGCCCGCCCTTCACCGGCGAGACCCCGCTGTCGGTGGTCTACCAGCACGTCCAGGACGACCCGCGGGTCCCGTCCCAGGTCAGCGACCGGGTGCCGCCGGAGCTCGACGGCATGGTGCTGCGCGCGCTGGCCAAGCAGCCGGAGGACCGCTTCCAGAGCGCCGAGGAGATGCGCGGCGTCGTCGGCTACGCGCACCAGACGCTGGCCCAGCAGGGCGGCTGGACCGGCGGCATGTGGAACACCGGTGTGGTGACCGCGGTCATGCCGCAGTCGCAGCGCCCGGGCGGGCCCGGCCCCGGCGGCTACCGCCCCGACGGGAGCGGCAGCACCGCCGAGCTGGGCCTGCCGCTGCTCGCCGGCGACGTCGGCGGCGGCCTCGGCGGCAAGACCACCGGTTACGACGGCGGTTACGGCGGCGGCGGGCAGGCCTCCGGCGGCGGCCAGGGCGGCAACCGCTGGCTCAAGCCGGCCCTCTTCGCGGTCGCCGCGGTGCTTGCCGTGGTGCTCGGTGTGTACCTGGCGACGCTGCCGACCGGCGGCAGCGGCGGCACTCCCGCCGACAACCATTCCCCGACCCCGGTGGGCCATAGCGAGGCGCCGTCGGCCGACGAGCAGCCCTCGGAGGATCCGAACGAGGGGCCGACCGACGACACCGGCGAGGCGAGCACCGCGCCGACCACGCCGAGCTCGACCCCCTCGACGAGTGCCCCGCCGACCACCCCGCCCAGCACTCCGGCGACGACTCCGTCGGCGACGAAGCCGACCAGGCCCACGACGACGCCGCCGAGCAAGCCCACCACGCCGCCGCCGACCGACGACACGCCCAGCGCGCCGCCCTCCGGTGACAACGACACCCACGCCCCGGGCCTGGACGGCAACTGA
- a CDS encoding protein kinase domain-containing protein, with amino-acid sequence MSGDATQGGGYSGRSVGGGRYVLRDLLGQGGMASVHLAHDTVLDRPVAVKTLHTNLGHEPSFRERFRREAQSVAKLNHTNIVSVFDSGEDTIDGQVVPYIVMEYVEGKPLGDVLAADIAQHGAMPADRALKIAGDVLAALAVSHEMGLVHRDIKPGNVMITRRGTVKVMDFGIARAMQSGVTSMTQTGMVVGTPQYLSPEQALGRGVDERSDLYSVGCMLFELLTGRLPFDADSPLAMAYQHVQETPPAPTTFNRALTPAVDALIARALRKNPAERFPTADAMHDETDRVLAATSRDTMPLISGGPAAGNRGEGVGASVFPSAPGPLPTPPQQLHTPYAPTPQPQGFGPSSPPPSAYGYPQQGGTRTPPPSPAYGMSAPPPSHLQALPQQHLGGRPPGGGMGRGPGGGGGRKRNIPLIVGSAVGALAVIVVVSVLLAMSGGGGDDPVTDPTGDPAVSSSGSQTPSPAASIIEGDQSRTIETSECTKAHNDLINPGKPNLMTMPDFTSIYVDSAVACMKAANWPYEIRDMDEQQWGKGTITSQSPKSLDDFDINSGQKITIWVSTGKGAS; translated from the coding sequence ATGAGCGGGGACGCCACGCAGGGCGGCGGGTACTCGGGGCGCTCGGTCGGCGGCGGGCGGTACGTACTGCGCGACCTGCTCGGCCAAGGCGGCATGGCGTCCGTCCACCTGGCGCACGACACCGTGCTCGACCGGCCGGTGGCCGTCAAGACCCTCCACACCAACCTCGGCCACGAGCCCTCCTTCCGCGAGCGCTTCCGCCGCGAGGCCCAGTCCGTCGCCAAGCTCAACCACACCAACATCGTGTCGGTCTTCGACTCCGGCGAGGACACGATCGACGGCCAGGTCGTCCCCTACATCGTCATGGAATACGTCGAGGGCAAACCGCTCGGCGACGTCCTGGCCGCCGACATCGCCCAGCACGGCGCGATGCCCGCCGACCGGGCGCTGAAGATCGCCGGCGACGTGCTGGCGGCGCTGGCAGTCAGCCACGAAATGGGCCTGGTCCACCGGGACATCAAGCCCGGCAACGTGATGATCACCCGGCGCGGCACCGTCAAGGTCATGGACTTCGGCATCGCGCGTGCCATGCAGTCCGGGGTCACCTCGATGACCCAGACCGGCATGGTCGTCGGCACCCCGCAGTATCTGTCGCCCGAACAGGCCCTGGGGCGTGGGGTCGACGAGCGCTCCGACCTCTACTCGGTCGGCTGCATGCTCTTCGAACTGCTGACCGGGCGGCTGCCCTTCGACGCCGACTCGCCGCTGGCGATGGCGTATCAGCACGTGCAGGAGACGCCGCCCGCGCCGACCACCTTCAACCGCGCCCTCACCCCGGCCGTCGACGCCCTGATCGCCCGCGCCCTGCGCAAGAACCCGGCCGAGCGCTTCCCGACTGCCGACGCCATGCACGACGAGACCGACCGGGTGCTGGCCGCCACCTCCCGCGACACCATGCCGCTGATATCCGGCGGCCCGGCGGCCGGCAACCGCGGCGAAGGCGTCGGCGCCTCCGTCTTCCCGTCCGCACCCGGACCGCTGCCCACCCCGCCGCAGCAGCTGCACACCCCGTACGCGCCCACCCCGCAGCCCCAGGGCTTCGGCCCCTCCAGCCCGCCGCCCTCCGCCTACGGCTACCCGCAGCAGGGTGGCACCCGGACCCCGCCGCCCAGCCCCGCGTACGGGATGAGCGCGCCGCCGCCCTCCCACCTGCAGGCGCTGCCGCAGCAGCACCTGGGCGGCAGGCCGCCCGGCGGCGGCATGGGCAGGGGTCCCGGCGGCGGAGGCGGTCGCAAGCGGAACATCCCGCTGATCGTGGGCTCGGCGGTCGGGGCGCTGGCCGTCATCGTCGTCGTCTCGGTCCTCCTCGCCATGTCCGGCGGTGGCGGCGACGACCCGGTCACCGACCCGACCGGCGACCCGGCCGTCAGCTCGTCCGGCTCCCAGACCCCCAGCCCGGCCGCGAGCATCATCGAGGGCGACCAGAGCCGCACCATCGAGACCTCCGAGTGCACCAAGGCACACAACGACCTGATCAACCCGGGCAAGCCCAACCTGATGACGATGCCCGACTTCACCTCGATCTACGTGGACTCGGCGGTGGCCTGCATGAAGGCCGCCAACTGGCCCTACGAGATCAGGGACATGGACGAGCAGCAGTGGGGCAAGGGCACCATCACTTCGCAGTCACCGAAGTCCCTGGACGACTTCGACATCAACTCCGGCCAGAAGATCACCATCTGGGTGTCCACGGGCAAGGGCGCCAGCTGA
- a CDS encoding bacterial proteasome activator family protein — MEMPMNERSPESSQNQQVLVVGPDGMALGGSPGGEGEHAREIPVTEMVEQPAKVMRIGSMIKQLLEEVRAAPLDEASRVRLKEIHASSVKELEAGLAPELVEELERLSLPFTDDSVPSEAELRIAQAQLVGWLEGLFHGIQTALFAQQMAARAQLEQMRRALPPGALGHDEEQEAGQPTSRSGPYL; from the coding sequence ATGGAGATGCCGATGAACGAACGGTCCCCGGAGAGCTCGCAGAATCAGCAGGTCCTGGTGGTCGGGCCGGACGGAATGGCCCTGGGGGGGTCGCCGGGCGGTGAGGGCGAGCACGCCCGCGAGATCCCGGTGACGGAGATGGTCGAGCAGCCGGCGAAGGTGATGCGGATCGGCAGCATGATCAAGCAGCTCCTGGAGGAGGTGCGGGCGGCACCTCTGGACGAGGCGAGCAGGGTGCGGCTCAAGGAGATCCACGCCAGCTCGGTGAAGGAGCTGGAGGCCGGTCTCGCGCCGGAGCTGGTGGAGGAGCTGGAGCGGTTGTCGCTGCCGTTCACCGACGACAGCGTGCCGAGCGAGGCGGAGCTGCGGATCGCCCAGGCGCAGCTGGTGGGTTGGCTGGAAGGGCTCTTCCACGGCATCCAGACCGCGCTGTTCGCCCAGCAGATGGCGGCGCGGGCACAGCTGGAGCAGATGCGGCGCGCGCTGCCGCCGGGAGCGCTCGGCCACGACGAGGAGCAGGAGGCCGGTCAGCCGACGTCACGCTCGGGCCCGTATCTCTAG